The Streptomyces sp. NBC_01775 genome includes a region encoding these proteins:
- the solA gene encoding N-methyl-L-tryptophan oxidase, translating into MKPRQQPSVAVIGVGTMGSQVLHRLAAGGVPATGFEQFDVGHERGGAGGETRIFRVAYKEGSSYVPLLREARRAWDRLGAQAGVRLLDPCGALTIGSARDPDVRTVVGVSEEWGLDVERLDHRQAAQRFPQHRLFDDDVVLLDRQGGLLHPRRAVAETALLARKAGASIHTGHTVVDVVDTDTGVAVHHRQGDEVKVEKFDQAVVCTGPWITRSVPMLAGEVDIRRAVLCWFDAGPGWAPEHFPVGIRRSGGENIFSFFPDVGGGVKINLHVPKSGVDDPDRLDPVVEPEYVPRVSAAVSRCLDGLPARPTAVRTFMEGYTADNHGIIGRDPQRPNVLVMGGFSGHGFKLAPVFARAAVDLLLTGRTDVPIDHLSLSRLA; encoded by the coding sequence ATGAAGCCACGCCAGCAGCCGAGCGTCGCCGTCATCGGCGTGGGCACGATGGGCAGCCAGGTCCTGCACAGGCTCGCGGCCGGCGGCGTGCCCGCGACCGGGTTCGAGCAGTTCGACGTCGGCCACGAGCGGGGCGGCGCGGGCGGGGAGACCCGCATCTTCCGTGTCGCCTACAAGGAGGGCAGCAGTTATGTGCCCTTGCTGCGCGAGGCCCGGCGCGCGTGGGACCGGCTCGGCGCACAGGCCGGCGTCCGGCTGCTCGATCCGTGCGGGGCGCTGACCATCGGGTCGGCGCGGGATCCCGACGTACGCACCGTCGTCGGTGTGTCCGAGGAATGGGGACTCGACGTCGAGCGGCTCGACCACCGTCAGGCGGCGCAGCGGTTTCCGCAACACCGGCTCTTCGACGACGACGTGGTACTGCTCGACCGGCAGGGCGGGCTGCTGCACCCGCGGCGCGCGGTGGCCGAAACCGCCCTGCTCGCCCGGAAAGCCGGTGCGTCGATCCATACCGGCCATACCGTCGTCGATGTCGTCGACACCGACACCGGTGTGGCCGTCCACCACCGGCAGGGCGACGAGGTCAAGGTCGAGAAGTTCGACCAGGCGGTCGTGTGCACCGGCCCTTGGATCACGCGCAGCGTGCCGATGCTGGCGGGCGAGGTGGACATCCGCCGCGCCGTGCTGTGCTGGTTCGATGCCGGACCCGGTTGGGCTCCCGAGCACTTCCCCGTGGGGATCCGCCGCAGCGGCGGGGAGAACATCTTCTCCTTCTTCCCGGACGTCGGCGGTGGCGTGAAGATCAACCTGCACGTACCGAAGTCCGGCGTGGACGATCCGGACCGGCTCGACCCGGTCGTGGAGCCGGAGTACGTCCCGCGGGTGTCGGCCGCGGTCTCACGGTGCCTGGACGGCCTGCCGGCGCGGCCCACCGCCGTCCGTACCTTCATGGAGGGCTACACCGCGGACAACCACGGCATCATCGGCCGCGACCCGCAGCGGCCCAACGTCCTGGTCATGGGCGGGTTCTCCGGTCACGGCTTCAAGCTGGCGCCGGTGTTCGCCAGGGCCGCCGTGGACCTGCTGCTCACCGGCCGTACCGATGTCCCCATCGATCACCTGTCACTGTCGCGGCTGGCCTGA
- a CDS encoding hydantoinase/oxoprolinase family protein, with the protein MLRIGIDVGGTFTDVTALDAATGRFHIHKLPSTTDDQSVAVAEGVRAVLRQAGADPGEVGYLGHGTTVATNTVLESNGALTALVTTAGLRDILEIGRQQRPDLYDMDADKAPSLVPRSLVHAVIERMSAEGKVLTPLDEDDTAAAVARVREAEPEAVAVCFLHSYRNGDHELEVADRLRAALPEAYVCASAEVAPVFREFERFSTTVVNAYVGPKINRYMSRLAERIRATGIPVEPRVIGSSGGMMSLDSVSRHPVTTLLSGPSAGVVAASHVAGQAGFGNLITFDMGGTSTDVCLVRDGRALVSSQRRISHRPVRTPSLDIHTVGAGGGSIARVDPGGALEVGPGSAGSQPGPAAYGRGGVEPTVTDANVLRGRLNPEYILGGALAVDYAAAERAVDSVAQAMGAQRPVAARGIGRIAAVNMAGAVRKVSVEAGEDPRGYVLVAFGGAGPLHAVEVAREVGMSTVLVPPNPGTLCALGLLVTDIRTEFAKAVLEEADERNPDKLNEVLHEVHESARGWLASEAPPGAATEITGEARMRYARQNFELSVPLPQRVIGAARFDSEAVAEIVAAFHEQHAKSYGFAHRDALVQIVEVQLTAAAAVDKPELPAIAEGSEPGEALIGRRRADFDETGPVDTPVYDRAGLRAGTVLPGPAIVEQLDTTTVITPDATAHVDRYGNLIIEVEQR; encoded by the coding sequence ATGCTCCGCATCGGAATCGACGTCGGCGGCACGTTCACCGACGTCACCGCCCTGGACGCGGCCACCGGCCGGTTCCACATCCACAAGCTGCCCTCGACCACCGACGACCAGTCCGTGGCGGTCGCCGAAGGCGTCCGTGCGGTACTGCGACAGGCCGGCGCGGACCCCGGGGAGGTCGGATATCTCGGGCACGGCACCACCGTTGCGACCAACACCGTGCTGGAGTCCAACGGCGCACTCACCGCTTTGGTGACCACCGCGGGACTGCGGGACATCCTGGAGATCGGCCGCCAGCAACGCCCCGACCTCTACGACATGGACGCCGACAAGGCACCTTCGCTGGTCCCGAGGTCGCTGGTGCACGCGGTCATCGAGCGGATGTCCGCGGAGGGCAAGGTACTCACCCCGCTGGACGAGGACGACACCGCCGCCGCGGTGGCTCGGGTCCGCGAGGCGGAGCCCGAGGCGGTCGCGGTCTGCTTCCTGCACAGCTACCGCAACGGCGACCACGAACTGGAGGTCGCCGACCGGTTGCGGGCCGCCCTGCCGGAGGCATACGTGTGTGCCTCCGCCGAGGTGGCGCCGGTGTTCCGGGAGTTCGAGCGGTTCTCGACCACCGTGGTCAACGCCTACGTCGGCCCGAAGATCAACCGCTACATGTCACGGCTGGCCGAGCGGATCCGGGCGACCGGAATACCGGTCGAGCCCAGGGTGATCGGCTCCAGCGGCGGCATGATGTCGCTGGACTCGGTGAGCCGGCACCCGGTGACCACGTTGTTGTCCGGGCCTTCGGCGGGCGTCGTCGCGGCTTCGCATGTGGCCGGGCAGGCCGGTTTCGGCAACCTGATCACCTTCGACATGGGCGGCACCAGTACCGATGTCTGCCTCGTGCGCGACGGGCGGGCACTGGTGTCGTCGCAGCGCCGGATCAGCCACCGCCCGGTCCGCACCCCCTCGCTGGACATCCACACCGTCGGTGCCGGCGGCGGCAGCATCGCCCGGGTGGACCCCGGCGGGGCGCTGGAGGTCGGCCCGGGCAGCGCCGGTTCGCAGCCCGGCCCGGCAGCCTACGGGCGAGGCGGCGTCGAACCGACCGTCACCGACGCGAACGTCCTTCGTGGACGGTTGAACCCGGAGTACATCCTGGGCGGCGCGCTCGCGGTGGACTACGCGGCAGCCGAGCGTGCCGTCGACAGCGTCGCGCAGGCCATGGGGGCCCAACGGCCGGTGGCCGCACGCGGCATCGGGCGGATCGCGGCCGTCAACATGGCCGGAGCGGTGCGCAAGGTGTCGGTGGAGGCAGGCGAGGACCCGCGCGGTTATGTCCTGGTCGCCTTCGGCGGGGCCGGCCCGCTGCACGCGGTCGAGGTCGCCCGCGAGGTAGGCATGAGCACCGTGCTGGTGCCGCCGAATCCGGGCACGCTGTGCGCGCTGGGACTGCTCGTCACCGACATCCGCACCGAGTTCGCCAAGGCCGTGCTGGAGGAGGCCGACGAGCGCAACCCCGACAAGCTCAACGAGGTGCTGCACGAGGTGCACGAATCGGCTCGTGGCTGGCTGGCGTCCGAAGCGCCGCCCGGTGCGGCTACGGAGATCACCGGAGAGGCCAGGATGCGCTACGCCCGGCAGAACTTCGAGCTGTCGGTTCCCTTGCCGCAGCGAGTGATCGGCGCGGCGCGGTTCGACTCCGAGGCGGTGGCCGAGATCGTGGCGGCGTTCCACGAGCAGCACGCCAAGAGCTACGGCTTCGCGCACCGCGACGCCCTGGTGCAGATCGTGGAAGTGCAGCTGACCGCGGCGGCGGCCGTCGACAAGCCGGAGTTGCCGGCCATCGCCGAAGGCTCCGAGCCAGGGGAAGCGCTGATCGGCCGCCGCCGGGCCGACTTCGACGAGACCGGCCCGGTCGACACCCCGGTCTACGACCGCGCGGGCCTGCGGGCGGGCACCGTGCTGCCCGGCCCGGCGATCGTCGAACAGCTCGACACCACCACGGTCATCACCCCGGACGCCACCGCGCACGTCGACCGCTACGGCAACCTGATCATCGAAGTGGAGCAGCGATGA
- a CDS encoding hydantoinase B/oxoprolinase family protein, whose protein sequence is MTTLDPITVQVIGASLVTVAEEMGAVLRRASYSTNIKERSDCSTALFDEHGKLVAQAENMPIHMGSMTGLIDSLVASELTVRPGDVFITNDPYHGGGTHLPDITMVKPVFADGELLGYSANIAHHSDIGGRAPGSNAGDSNSLFQEGLRIPLVKFATADGVEQAPLAFVELNSRLPQERRGDMLAQLASVEIGERQLREVYRRHGGETVRAATEYLLDHSRKRLAAALRDVPDGTYRFHDLMDPSDGPATEIAVAVTVDGERVSLDFAGTGPQSPVGINVVRPALEATVYYALKAVLDPGIPPNGGFFDAVEIDAPYGSIVNPVEPAPVTARTDTCQRVADVVLGALAAAVPERVPAASHSTVTYVTFSGECDGDFFVYPEVVAGGGGARTTKDGLDAVQVHITNSSNLPIEALEQEYPLLVDTYELIPDSGGAGTHRGGLGVRRDVRILGDSAEFSAHADRQATRPWGLRGGHDGSLGRFVVNPGRDDERRLPGGRVSGVQLRRDDVLRVESPGSGGLGDPASRSPERVREDLRNGRITGQAARDLYGFRSAD, encoded by the coding sequence ATGACGACTCTCGACCCCATCACAGTGCAGGTGATCGGCGCGTCCTTGGTGACCGTCGCCGAGGAGATGGGCGCGGTGCTGCGCCGGGCGAGCTACTCGACGAACATCAAGGAACGCTCGGACTGTTCGACCGCGCTGTTCGATGAGCACGGCAAGTTGGTCGCGCAGGCCGAGAACATGCCGATCCACATGGGATCGATGACCGGCCTGATCGACTCGCTGGTGGCCTCCGAGCTGACGGTGCGGCCGGGGGACGTGTTCATCACCAACGATCCCTACCACGGCGGCGGCACCCATCTGCCGGACATCACCATGGTCAAGCCGGTGTTCGCCGACGGTGAGTTGCTCGGCTACAGCGCGAACATCGCACACCACTCCGACATCGGCGGGCGGGCCCCTGGCAGCAACGCCGGTGACTCGAACTCGCTGTTCCAGGAGGGGCTGCGCATTCCGCTGGTCAAGTTCGCCACGGCCGACGGCGTCGAGCAGGCGCCGTTGGCATTCGTCGAGCTGAACTCGCGGCTGCCGCAGGAGCGGCGCGGCGACATGCTCGCCCAGCTGGCCTCGGTGGAGATCGGCGAACGGCAGCTGCGCGAAGTGTACCGGCGCCATGGCGGGGAGACGGTCCGCGCGGCCACCGAATACCTGCTCGACCACTCCCGCAAGCGGCTGGCGGCGGCGTTGCGCGACGTCCCGGACGGTACGTACCGATTCCACGACCTGATGGACCCCAGCGACGGCCCGGCCACCGAGATCGCGGTAGCTGTCACCGTTGACGGAGAACGCGTTTCGCTGGACTTCGCCGGTACCGGTCCGCAGTCGCCGGTGGGTATCAACGTGGTGCGCCCGGCGCTGGAAGCAACCGTCTACTACGCGCTGAAGGCCGTGCTGGATCCGGGAATTCCGCCCAACGGCGGGTTTTTCGACGCGGTGGAGATCGACGCGCCGTACGGCAGCATCGTCAACCCGGTCGAGCCCGCGCCGGTGACCGCCCGCACCGACACCTGCCAGCGAGTGGCCGACGTCGTGCTGGGCGCGCTGGCTGCCGCGGTGCCGGAGCGGGTTCCGGCCGCGAGCCACAGCACTGTCACCTATGTGACGTTCTCCGGAGAGTGCGACGGCGACTTCTTCGTCTACCCGGAGGTGGTCGCCGGGGGTGGCGGCGCCCGGACCACGAAGGACGGTCTGGACGCCGTCCAGGTGCACATCACCAACTCCTCGAACCTGCCGATCGAGGCGTTGGAACAGGAATACCCGCTACTGGTCGACACCTACGAACTGATCCCCGACTCCGGCGGCGCGGGCACCCACCGCGGCGGTCTCGGCGTGCGCCGGGATGTGCGGATCCTCGGTGACAGCGCGGAATTCTCCGCGCATGCCGACCGGCAGGCGACCCGGCCATGGGGCCTGCGCGGCGGCCACGACGGGAGCCTCGGACGCTTCGTCGTCAACCCTGGCCGGGACGACGAACGCCGGCTGCCGGGCGGGCGGGTATCCGGCGTACAGCTGCGCCGGGACGACGTACTCCGGGTGGAAAGCCCCGGCAGCGGAGGCCTCGGCGACCCGGCCTCACGTAGTCCCGAACGGGTGCGCGAGGACCTGCGCAACGGGCGCATCACCGGGCAAGCCGCCCGCGACCTGTACGGATTCCGGTCGGCCGACTGA
- a CDS encoding MFS transporter has translation MTTTSAASSAPSIDRSLVRRVTWATWSGWGLDGFTNQMFPLALGGIIATFGLTTAQGGLATSCALISSAVGGVVGGRLADRFGRVQVLVLVIGAYALFTGLTATSQNFEQLLLWRTLEGFFFGAEWPVGAALMAEYAAPERRGRVLAWIQSAWSVGWAGANLAYLLSHAWLPETLAWRVMFVTGVLPALVALLIRRKLRDVPTTQVRRKPREKGAFAQLFAPGLRKHTVLGTLFGATGLGSTYAMQTWIPLYLKEERGLSVSGTAMYIWFMIAGNWLGYVLGGHLHDRIGRRWAFTVFYLGTAVFGFLFMAVPLDALWYNLLLAFVVGFFISAQASGKGALFTELFPARVRGTGAGVTYNVGRGVAAFSPAFIGWAAAGSGLGRAIVTVVTICTALTLLFIWLLPETKGRILD, from the coding sequence ATGACCACCACATCGGCTGCTTCCTCTGCCCCCAGCATCGACAGATCTCTCGTCCGACGGGTGACCTGGGCGACCTGGAGCGGCTGGGGCCTGGACGGTTTCACCAACCAGATGTTCCCGCTCGCCCTCGGCGGGATCATCGCCACATTCGGCCTCACCACGGCGCAGGGCGGGTTGGCCACCTCCTGCGCGCTCATCAGCTCCGCGGTGGGCGGTGTGGTCGGCGGCAGGCTGGCGGACCGCTTCGGAAGGGTCCAGGTCCTGGTGCTGGTGATCGGCGCATACGCCCTGTTCACCGGCCTGACCGCCACCTCGCAGAACTTCGAGCAGCTGCTGTTGTGGCGCACCCTCGAAGGGTTCTTCTTCGGCGCCGAATGGCCGGTGGGTGCCGCGCTCATGGCGGAGTACGCGGCTCCGGAGCGTCGGGGGAGGGTACTGGCATGGATCCAGTCCGCCTGGTCCGTGGGCTGGGCCGGCGCGAACCTCGCCTACCTGCTCAGTCACGCCTGGTTGCCGGAGACGCTCGCGTGGCGGGTGATGTTCGTGACCGGCGTCCTGCCCGCGCTGGTGGCTTTGCTGATCCGGCGGAAGCTGCGCGACGTGCCGACGACCCAGGTGCGGCGGAAGCCGCGCGAAAAGGGGGCGTTCGCCCAGCTTTTCGCCCCAGGACTGCGCAAGCACACCGTGTTGGGCACGCTGTTCGGTGCGACCGGTCTGGGAAGCACCTACGCGATGCAGACCTGGATTCCGCTGTACCTGAAGGAAGAACGCGGGCTCAGCGTCAGCGGCACCGCGATGTACATCTGGTTCATGATCGCCGGGAACTGGCTCGGCTATGTGCTCGGCGGCCACCTGCACGACCGCATCGGACGACGCTGGGCGTTCACGGTTTTCTACCTGGGAACCGCGGTGTTCGGATTCCTGTTCATGGCAGTTCCGCTCGATGCCCTCTGGTACAACCTGCTGCTCGCGTTCGTGGTCGGCTTCTTCATCTCGGCCCAGGCATCAGGCAAGGGCGCCCTGTTCACCGAGCTGTTCCCGGCGCGTGTCCGCGGCACCGGTGCAGGCGTCACCTACAACGTCGGGCGCGGTGTCGCCGCGTTCAGCCCGGCGTTCATCGGCTGGGCGGCGGCGGGCAGCGGGCTGGGCAGGGCGATCGTCACCGTGGTGACGATCTGTACCGCCCTGACCCTCCTGTTCATCTGGCTGCTGCCGGAAACCAAGGGCCGAATCCTGGATTAG
- a CDS encoding MFS transporter: MHTPDHAERDGRQPAADTGPEAVAETGTGTGARAGGGAAAAGARPTRVRYGLLGLLFLVTALNYLDRSNLSVAAPHLKDEFDLSATELGLLFSLFSWSYVLVQIPGGWLLDRLGPKLAYGYALVGWSLVTVATGFARSLNTLLGLRIALGLSEAPTFPANNKFVSTWFPSSERARATGVYSAGQYLGLALALPLLSWIIAGSGWREMFVITGAVGLVLAVFWFWKAHSLPAEHPRINEAELALTKETETAPARVKASWPEIRHLLSHRRLWGMYIGNFAANGVMWFFLSWFPTYLTDEKGITGITGGSIGSVPYVAALVGVLSSGYISDRLLRRGLSRTAARKIPLVCGFVLSGCIVTANFTDSTGLVILIMSIAFFGQGTSALGWTICSEVAPVRSLGLAGGVFNFFTNLGGAISPLIVGVILDRTGSFAVALTFIAGLAMAGLLCYLLLIDRVERLPEPKPAK, translated from the coding sequence GTGCACACACCAGATCACGCCGAGCGAGATGGCCGGCAACCGGCCGCGGACACCGGCCCCGAGGCCGTCGCCGAGACCGGAACCGGCACCGGGGCCCGAGCCGGGGGCGGCGCCGCAGCAGCGGGCGCCCGCCCCACCCGGGTGCGCTACGGCCTGCTCGGCCTCCTCTTTCTGGTGACCGCGCTGAACTATCTCGACCGCTCGAACCTCTCGGTCGCCGCCCCGCACCTCAAGGACGAGTTCGACCTCTCGGCCACGGAACTGGGGCTGCTCTTCTCACTGTTCTCCTGGTCCTACGTACTGGTGCAGATCCCGGGCGGCTGGCTGCTCGACCGCCTCGGGCCCAAACTGGCCTACGGGTACGCCCTGGTGGGCTGGTCGCTGGTCACCGTCGCCACCGGGTTCGCCCGCAGCCTGAACACGCTCCTCGGCCTGCGGATCGCCCTCGGCCTGAGCGAGGCCCCCACCTTCCCCGCCAACAACAAGTTCGTCTCGACGTGGTTCCCCTCCTCCGAACGCGCCCGCGCCACCGGCGTCTACAGCGCCGGCCAGTACCTCGGCCTGGCGCTCGCCCTGCCCCTGCTCTCCTGGATCATCGCCGGTTCGGGGTGGCGGGAGATGTTCGTCATCACCGGCGCGGTAGGACTGGTGCTCGCCGTCTTCTGGTTCTGGAAGGCCCACTCCCTGCCTGCCGAACACCCCAGGATCAACGAGGCCGAACTGGCCCTGACCAAGGAGACCGAGACCGCCCCGGCCCGTGTGAAGGCCAGCTGGCCGGAGATACGCCACCTGCTGTCCCACCGCCGGCTGTGGGGCATGTACATCGGCAACTTCGCGGCCAACGGCGTGATGTGGTTCTTCCTGAGCTGGTTCCCCACCTATCTGACCGACGAGAAGGGCATCACGGGCATCACCGGCGGCTCCATCGGCTCCGTGCCGTACGTCGCCGCGCTCGTCGGCGTCCTGTCCAGCGGCTACATATCCGACCGGCTCCTGCGGCGCGGCCTGTCCCGCACCGCGGCCCGCAAGATCCCCCTGGTCTGCGGATTCGTCCTGTCCGGCTGCATCGTCACCGCGAACTTCACGGACAGCACCGGCCTGGTCATCCTCATCATGTCCATCGCCTTCTTCGGGCAGGGCACGAGCGCTCTCGGCTGGACCATCTGCTCCGAGGTCGCACCAGTACGGAGCCTGGGCCTGGCCGGCGGCGTGTTCAACTTCTTCACCAACCTGGGCGGAGCGATCAGTCCGCTCATCGTCGGGGTCATCCTGGACCGCACCGGCTCCTTCGCGGTCGCCCTGACCTTCATCGCGGGCCTCGCCATGGCCGGCCTGCTCTGCTACCTGCTGCTGATCGACCGCGTCGAGCGCCTGCCGGAGCCGAAGCCGGCGAAATGA
- a CDS encoding FAD-binding oxidoreductase, with protein MYEPAEPPPPGPTDPHPAPDRPAPEPGPADAFLGALQEALGPGLTTVDADVLETYRTDSAPLCASGTPLALVRPRSTEDVVKVMRLADRYAVPVVPQGARTGLAGGANAVEGCVLLSLERMNAIVSIDPVNQTAVVQPGVVNADFSRAVAEQGLHYPPDPASWESSTLGGNVATNAGGLCCVKYGVTTDFVLGLEVVLPDGDVLRTGRRTVKGVAGYDLTRLFVGSEGTLGVVTEITLRLVPPAQVPLTAVAFFPAMEPACDTVTELMRGPVRPSLLEIMDRPSVDAVGSYRDLGFPADAQAVLMTQSDRGPLAPDDLRHFEEVAARHGGEVMIAADPAEGEMLLAARRLLAPALERLGAFLSDDVCVPRSALTDLVSGVAGIAERHRLLITCSGHAGDGNMHPTVVFDRNIPEQVERAQTAFEEIMSLGLELGGTITGEHGVGTLKAPWLERELGPVGLRVQRDVKRLFDPKNLINPGKVLAR; from the coding sequence ATGTACGAACCAGCGGAACCCCCTCCCCCAGGCCCCACGGACCCCCACCCCGCACCGGACCGGCCCGCACCCGAACCCGGTCCCGCCGACGCCTTCCTCGGGGCACTCCAGGAAGCCCTCGGTCCGGGCCTGACCACCGTCGACGCCGATGTCCTGGAGACCTACCGAACCGACAGCGCCCCCCTCTGCGCCAGCGGCACCCCCCTGGCACTCGTACGCCCCCGCAGCACCGAAGACGTCGTAAAGGTGATGCGCCTGGCCGACCGGTACGCCGTGCCCGTGGTGCCCCAGGGTGCCCGGACCGGCCTGGCCGGCGGTGCCAACGCGGTCGAGGGCTGCGTACTGCTCAGCCTGGAGCGGATGAACGCCATCGTCTCCATCGACCCCGTCAACCAGACCGCGGTGGTCCAGCCCGGCGTCGTCAACGCCGACTTCTCCCGCGCGGTTGCCGAGCAGGGACTCCACTACCCGCCCGACCCGGCCTCCTGGGAGTCCTCCACCCTCGGCGGCAACGTGGCCACCAACGCGGGCGGCCTGTGCTGCGTCAAGTACGGCGTCACCACCGACTTCGTGCTCGGCCTCGAAGTGGTCCTGCCCGACGGCGACGTGCTGCGCACTGGACGCCGTACGGTCAAGGGCGTCGCCGGGTACGACCTCACCCGGCTCTTCGTCGGCTCCGAGGGCACCTTGGGCGTCGTCACCGAGATCACTCTGCGGCTGGTCCCGCCGGCCCAGGTCCCGCTCACCGCTGTGGCCTTCTTCCCGGCCATGGAGCCCGCCTGCGACACGGTCACGGAACTGATGCGCGGACCGGTCCGGCCGTCCCTGCTGGAGATCATGGACCGCCCTTCGGTGGACGCCGTCGGCTCCTACCGCGACCTCGGCTTCCCCGCGGACGCCCAAGCGGTGCTCATGACCCAGTCGGACCGCGGCCCGCTCGCCCCCGACGACCTGCGGCACTTCGAAGAGGTGGCCGCCCGCCATGGCGGCGAGGTCATGATCGCCGCCGACCCCGCCGAGGGTGAAATGCTGCTCGCCGCAAGGCGGCTGCTCGCCCCCGCACTGGAGAGACTCGGCGCCTTCCTGTCCGACGACGTCTGCGTGCCCCGCTCCGCGCTGACCGATCTGGTCTCCGGGGTGGCCGGGATCGCCGAGCGGCACCGGCTGCTCATCACCTGCTCCGGGCACGCCGGTGACGGCAACATGCACCCCACCGTCGTCTTCGACCGGAACATCCCCGAACAGGTCGAACGGGCCCAGACGGCCTTCGAGGAGATCATGTCGCTCGGCCTGGAGCTGGGCGGCACCATCACGGGTGAACACGGAGTGGGCACCCTCAAAGCCCCCTGGCTGGAGCGCGAACTCGGGCCCGTCGGCCTGCGGGTCCAGCGCGACGTGAAGCGGCTCTTCGACCCGAAGAACCTGATCAACCCGGGCAAAGTACTCGCCCGCTGA
- a CDS encoding aldehyde dehydrogenase (NADP(+)), with amino-acid sequence MSTASSRTTPAGPGTDPLDTVLARAATAAEPARRSVPAERARWLEAVAAALDAAAARLVPLAHGESHLPEGRLSGELGRTTFQCRLFAERLGSGALDDVRVDHADADWPMGARPDIRRTTVPLGPVLVFAASNFPFAFSVMGGDTVSALAAGCPVVVKAHPGHPELSRLTAAIATEALEAAGAPPHLLQLVEGEQGGADAVRDHRVKAVGFTGSTRGGRYLFDLAMGRPDPIPFYGELGSTNPVVVTPAGWAERPGDIAAGFAASCTLGSGQFCTQPGVVFVPDADAFFGALPPLTAGPMLGERIAAAYASALDDLAARDRVCTALRRASDDGHPDIALLRTTTDAVLDDPSLIATEVFGPASIFVEYGDLAEVEAVLAGFEGALTGTVQGGDALDADGRRLLDVLAGRVGRVIWNQWPTGVTVSDAQQHGGPWPASTAPGTTSVGTAAIDRFRRPVAFQNVPGPALPPEIRDR; translated from the coding sequence GTGAGTACCGCTTCGTCCCGCACCACCCCCGCCGGTCCCGGCACCGACCCGCTCGACACCGTCCTGGCCCGGGCCGCGACCGCCGCGGAACCGGCCCGCAGGTCCGTCCCGGCCGAACGCGCCCGCTGGCTGGAGGCCGTGGCCGCCGCGCTCGACGCCGCCGCCGCGCGCCTGGTACCGCTCGCCCACGGCGAGTCGCACCTGCCCGAGGGCCGTCTGTCCGGCGAACTGGGCCGCACCACCTTCCAGTGCCGGCTGTTCGCGGAACGCCTGGGCTCCGGCGCCTTGGACGACGTCCGCGTCGACCACGCGGACGCGGACTGGCCGATGGGCGCCCGCCCCGACATCCGCCGTACGACCGTTCCGCTGGGGCCCGTGCTGGTCTTCGCCGCGAGCAACTTCCCCTTCGCCTTCAGCGTCATGGGAGGGGACACCGTCAGCGCTCTGGCGGCCGGCTGCCCCGTGGTCGTCAAGGCGCACCCGGGACATCCCGAGCTGTCCCGGCTCACCGCTGCCATCGCCACGGAGGCGCTGGAGGCGGCCGGTGCCCCGCCCCATCTGCTGCAACTCGTCGAAGGCGAGCAGGGCGGCGCGGACGCTGTGCGGGACCACCGCGTCAAGGCCGTCGGCTTCACCGGTTCCACCCGCGGCGGCCGGTACCTCTTCGACCTGGCCATGGGCCGCCCCGATCCCATCCCCTTCTACGGGGAACTCGGCTCCACCAACCCCGTCGTCGTCACACCTGCCGGGTGGGCCGAGCGGCCCGGGGACATCGCCGCCGGATTCGCCGCGTCCTGCACTCTTGGCTCCGGCCAGTTCTGTACGCAGCCGGGTGTGGTGTTCGTCCCCGACGCCGACGCTTTCTTCGGGGCCCTGCCGCCGCTCACGGCCGGGCCGATGCTGGGCGAGCGCATCGCCGCCGCGTACGCCTCCGCGCTCGACGACCTCGCCGCCCGGGACAGAGTGTGCACGGCGCTGCGCAGGGCGAGCGACGACGGGCACCCGGACATCGCCCTGCTGCGCACCACCACCGACGCGGTCCTCGACGATCCCTCGCTCATCGCCACGGAGGTCTTCGGCCCCGCCTCGATCTTCGTCGAGTACGGAGACCTGGCCGAGGTCGAGGCCGTGCTCGCCGGTTTCGAGGGCGCCCTGACCGGCACGGTCCAGGGCGGCGACGCCCTCGACGCCGACGGGCGGCGCCTGCTCGACGTGCTCGCCGGACGCGTCGGACGGGTCATCTGGAACCAGTGGCCCACCGGCGTCACCGTCAGCGACGCGCAGCAGCACGGCGGACCCTGGCCCGCCTCGACCGCGCCCGGCACGACCTCCGTCGGGACCGCTGCGATCGACCGGTTCCGGCGTCCGGTGGCGTTCCAGAACGTTCCCGGGCCCGCACTGCCGCCCGAGATCCGGGACCGGTAG